In Nocardioides sp. W7, the genomic stretch GTCCGCTGGGGCGCTCGGCCGCGGCGACGCACACGCGGTGCTCGCCCTGGCGGCGCCAGAGCTGGGCGGACTCCCCGGTGATGTCGCGCAGCCGGGCCAGCACCGGGCCCGCGGTAGCGAGCAGTCGGTCCTCGCCGGCGGCGGCGGAGAGCTCGGCGAGCCGGGGGCCGAGGACGAAGCGACCCTGCATGTCGCGGGCGACCAGCCGGTGGTGCTCGAGCGCAACGGCGAGGCGATGCGCGGTCGGACGGGCCAGGCCGGTCGCGGCCACCAGGCCGGCGAGGGTGGCCGGCCCGGACTCGAGTGCGGTCAGCACCAGTGCTGCCTTGTCGAGCACGCCCACACCGCTGGAGTTGTCCATATGCCAATACTCCCGTCTCGGATCATGGGATGCAAGAGGTGTGACGCGTCCCGCACCGGCACCGGGGCGGCGAACCTTCGTCTCGAATGTCGAGATTGACGTCTCAGATCATGGGATTGGCGGCGTACTCTTCCACCATCGGAAGCGGTACGTCACGAGGGAGTGATCATGGGCAGGACCCTGTCGGAGAAGGTGTGGGACGAGCACGTCGTGCGGTCGGCCCCGGGAGAGCCGGACCTGCTCTACATCGACCTCCACCTCGTCCACGAGGTGACCTCGCCGCAGGCGTTCGACGGCCTCCGGCTCGCCGGGCGGCCGGTGCGTCATCCCGAGCTCACGCTCGCGACCGAGGACCACAACGTCCCGACGCTGGACTGGGACAAGCCGATCGCGGACCCCGTATCGCGCACCCAGATCGAGGCGCTGCGCAAGAACGCCACGGAGTTCGGCGTACCGCTGCACCGCCTCGGCGACGCCGACCAGGGCATCGTGCACATCATCGGTCCCCAGCTCGGCCTGACCCAGCCGGGCATGACGATCGTCTGCGGTGACAGCCACACCAGCACCCACGGCGCCTTCGGCTCGATCGCGCACGGCATCGGCACCTCCGAGGTCGAGCACGTGCTCGCGACCCAGACCCTGATGCAGGCCAAGCCCAAGACGATGGCCGTGACCATCAACGGCAGCCTGCCGGCGGGCGTCACCGCCAAGGACATGGCGCTCACCCTGATCACCCACGCCGGCACCGGCGGCGGCCAGGGCTACATCGTCGAGTACCGCGGCCAGGCCGTCGAGGAGCTCTCGATGGAGGGCCGGATGACGCTGTGCAACCTCAGCATCGAGTGGGGTGCCAAGGCCGGCATGGTCGCGCCCGACCAGAAGACCTTCGACTACATCGAGGGCCGCCCGCACGCGCCGAAGGGCGCCGACTGGGACGCCGCCGTCGCGCACTGGAAGACCCTGGTCACCGACGAGGACGCCGTCTTCGACGAGGAGATCGTGCTCGACGCCTCGACGATGACGCCCTTCGTCACCTGGGGCACCAACCCCGGCCAGGGTGCACCCCTCGGCGCCGACGTGCCCGCGCCCTCCGACTTCGAGGACGAGCAGGAGCAGATCGCCGCCGAGCGGGCCCTCGAGTACATGGACCTCAAGGCCGGCACGCCGCTGCGCGAGGTCCGGGTCGACACCGTCTTCATCGGCTCCTGCACCAACGGCCGTCTCGAGGACCTGCGCCTCGCGGCCGAGGTCATCAAGGGCCACAAGGTCGCCGAGGGCACCCGCCTGCTCGTCGTTCCCGGCTCGGCGCGGGTGCGGCTGCAGGCCGAGGGCGAGGGCCTCGACGTGATCTTCAAGGAGGCGGGCGCCGAGTGGCGTGGCGCGGGCTGCTCGATGTGCCTCGGCATGAACCCCGACACGCTCGCGCCCGGTGAGCGCAGCGCGTCGACCTCCAACCGCAACTTCGAGGGCCGTCAGGGCAAGGGTGGGCGCACCCACCTGGTCTCCGTCCCCGTCGCGGCGGCGACCGCCGTCCGCGGCACCCTCTCCTCGCCGGCCGACCTCGTGCCGGCCGCGGCGACGAACTGAACGGGAGCTGACATGGACAAGTTCACGACCCACACCGGCGTCGGCGTCCCGCTGAAGCGCAGCAACGTCGACACCGACCAGATCATCCCGGCCGTCTACCTCAAGCGGGTGACCCGCACCGGCTTCGAGGACGGTCTCTTCTCCGCCTGGCGCAACGACCCGACCTTCGTGCTCAACAACCCGGTGTACGACGGCTGCTCGGTGCTCGTCGCCGGCCCCGACTTCGGCACCGGGTCCTCGCGCGAGCACGCGGTCTGGGCGCTGCAGAACTACGGCTTCAAGGTCGTCATCTCGGCGCGCTTCGGCGACATCTTCCGCGGCAACTCCGGCAAGGCCGGGCTGGTGGCGGCCAAGGTCGACGAGAAGGTCGTCCA encodes the following:
- a CDS encoding IclR family transcriptional regulator, encoding MDNSSGVGVLDKAALVLTALESGPATLAGLVAATGLARPTAHRLAVALEHHRLVARDMQGRFVLGPRLAELSAAAGEDRLLATAGPVLARLRDITGESAQLWRRQGEHRVCVAAAERPSGLRDTIPVGSQLTMRAGSAAQVLLAWEDPERMHRGLQNAAFSAAALSGIRRRGWAQSVGEREQGVASVSAPVRSPSGKIIAAVSVSGPLERLSRQPGRMHAPAVLAAAERLSESLRRAAAE
- the leuC gene encoding 3-isopropylmalate dehydratase large subunit, whose amino-acid sequence is MGRTLSEKVWDEHVVRSAPGEPDLLYIDLHLVHEVTSPQAFDGLRLAGRPVRHPELTLATEDHNVPTLDWDKPIADPVSRTQIEALRKNATEFGVPLHRLGDADQGIVHIIGPQLGLTQPGMTIVCGDSHTSTHGAFGSIAHGIGTSEVEHVLATQTLMQAKPKTMAVTINGSLPAGVTAKDMALTLITHAGTGGGQGYIVEYRGQAVEELSMEGRMTLCNLSIEWGAKAGMVAPDQKTFDYIEGRPHAPKGADWDAAVAHWKTLVTDEDAVFDEEIVLDASTMTPFVTWGTNPGQGAPLGADVPAPSDFEDEQEQIAAERALEYMDLKAGTPLREVRVDTVFIGSCTNGRLEDLRLAAEVIKGHKVAEGTRLLVVPGSARVRLQAEGEGLDVIFKEAGAEWRGAGCSMCLGMNPDTLAPGERSASTSNRNFEGRQGKGGRTHLVSVPVAAATAVRGTLSSPADLVPAAATN
- the leuD gene encoding 3-isopropylmalate dehydratase small subunit, translating into MDKFTTHTGVGVPLKRSNVDTDQIIPAVYLKRVTRTGFEDGLFSAWRNDPTFVLNNPVYDGCSVLVAGPDFGTGSSREHAVWALQNYGFKVVISARFGDIFRGNSGKAGLVAAKVDEKVVQQLWDFLDDNPGGAITVDLESRTVRAGEGIDAIEESFDIDDYTRWRLLEGLDDIGITLGNEADIASYEATRPSWKPVTTVS